TGGCGTACGGGCAGTAGGTCATCTGCCACCCTTTTCCGACGAAGGTGCCGTCAGGAAGAAGATCGTCCCGGCGGCAGATGCGTGTGTTGAGAGCAACCGGGGGGTACAGCCGCATGGACTCCGTGAGGGCCGCCTGGAGGTAGTGCATTTCGCGGAGCTCGTCGAACCTGAACGTGGTGGTGGCCGTCGTCGTCGTGGCGTCACCGCCGCTTCTCGCACGAACCGCGCGGATCTCGCTCACGATCTTTTCTTCCACCTGGGGCCGGGAGGACACCAGCCAGAAGAGCCAGGAGACTGAACCCGCGGTTGCGTCGCGGCCGGCGACGATGAAGTTGGTGACCACGTAGATTAGGCCTTCGTCCGTGTGCTCGCCAGACGCGGCGAAGCGAGACAAAAGGTCATCCTTGGTCGCCGACCCTGCTGTCCCCCCGCTATCTCTACGCTGCTGGATGATCTTGTTGGCGTAGCCGTGGATGACGGCGATCGCCTTGCGCATCTTCCTCTCGGGCTCCAGGTCCAGCAGCCTCAGCAGGCGCCACACCCAGGAGGGCAACAGGAACCTGGTCATGATGGTGTTCTTCGCGACGTTGAAGGCCTGCATCACCTCCATGCTCTGGTTTCTCCCTCGCAGGCCTTCCTCCGTGAGGCAAGCCGGGTCTTCGCCGAAAGCCACGCGGCATATGTTGTCGAAGGCGAAGCCCTCGAGAACGTCCAGCATGTCCAAAGTGCGGCGCCCAGGCCCCGCCGCCCGCTCgaggagcggcagcagccgctccACCACCTCAAAACGGACGGCATGCACCACGAAGTTCCTTAGCGAGCGCTTGTTGAGCTCGTAGCTGGCGGTCTTGCGCTGTTGCAGCCACTCCTCTCCATCGGAGTTGAAGATGCCGCGGCCAAGGAAGTCATCCAGCATATCCGCGAGCTCGCCTTTGGGATAGTTCTCAAAGTTCGTCTTCAGTATGTGCTCGACATTTGCCGGGTTGGCCGTGAAGGCGCTGCCGGAGTGGCCCAGCACCTTGAAAGACATGGTGTGCGTGGGGCTGGTCTGGAGGAAGCCGGTCGACCACTCCAGCAAGCGGTGGCGGTTCTTGATGAAGTGAGGAGTCGTGCCCAGGATGGGATACACCTTGAGGCCATGGTCGTGACGCTGCGTCTTGGAGTCATCTACTTGCAATTGCAGATAGAAAAAGTAAACAAGGGGTGGGAGAcatatgaggaggaggaggagggatgcGGTCAAGGAGAGTTCCATATACCGGCCGGTTCGGATGATTTAGATCAAACTTTAACTTCCCAGAGCATGTGCTGGTGCATGCTAAGAGATGAAGGATTTTGGGCTCCTCCGACTTGGTTGTCTTATTTATAGCATGGAAGCCTGCCATGTCGCTGTCCAAAGACTTGTAGACTTGTAGTGATCGTATTTTAGGCGGTGTCTGGTTCCCATTCATATTTTACCAAGCTAAAGTTCGGTAAATATGACAGCCCAAAAGTGTGGCTAAGAAATTTGGCGCTACAAATTATGGTAAAAGTTGGCAAGAAAATGAGTCTATGACCCTGTGTATAGTAAACGCCCTGGGCAGGAAGCGGTAATCGCTGGAGGCAAGGCTTGATAGGACGTTAAACCGCCATTACCAACCTTCAAGTTGTCAGGAAAAAAACGCGTCGGCCCATTGGACATACCCGACGCAAACGAACTCAGAAGCTTGTACAACCGATTTGGCATCTGTGGGCCGCCGTAAATGGACGCGCGCGAACACTTTTAGCATTCATTTTGCGTCGGCCTGTTGAAGAAGCCCTTAACTCAATCAATCTGATAGTCAGATTGGGGTGCATAGATGTTGACGGAAGCCAAACTTGAATCAAAGAGATGGGACGTCATCAATTATTTATTAGCCAAATCCTAAATCAAAGAATTTAGGTTGGGGTGTATAGATGTTGACTGAAGCCAAACCTGAATCAAGAGGATTACAATTTTTCTTGTAAGATAGATTGAACTTCTACACGGGGCATAGAAGTCTTGATGAATCTTTATACATATAACTAAGTTTGTGATGCCTATTATATATATTTATGAGAAAATCTTGTATTAAGCTTGCATAAAAAATAATGATACTCTAGTTTACCCTACAACCGTTTGCGATAGTGGATCTATACACTGACGCTTTCTCCAAAATCAACCATATGCGAATATAATGTTACGTTCTAGAAAGCATTTCCATGTGCATTGTACCCGCGGAGGGGGCCACCAGAACGCACGCACACGGTTTAAAATATTGGACATCAATGTTGTTCTTCGACACACAAGAGTAGTAAATCGCACCGTAAAAGACCTCTATTAGGTACCCCCTCAACTTTGAGCATCAATGCAGTACTCCCTCCCTTTTTATTTAGTTAGCATTGTAGATTTATTAAAGTTAAACTTTTCAAATTTTAAGCCGAACCGcgtagaaagaggagcccccgttgTCGGTCAACGCGCCACCATGgaagacctcctccaccacccGCGTTACACATGCACCGCCCTGTTGACGCTCCGCGTTGCACATAGGAGACCATCGGAGCTCGTCTCCGCTCACCACCCATCTTTGACAGGCTGGACGTGGCCGCCACAACCGACGAAGATGGCGGCAGCGGCCGTGGGTTGTAGATCAAGGAGTGGGTCGGTAGGATGGGGGAGAGGCCTCCAGAGTCGCCCCGCACGAGGCGACCCGGGAGGGAAGGGAAAGAAGAGAGGGAGGCA
This region of Lolium perenne isolate Kyuss_39 chromosome 2, Kyuss_2.0, whole genome shotgun sequence genomic DNA includes:
- the LOC127335182 gene encoding cytochrome P450 CYP94D108-like isoform X1 produces the protein MELSLTASLLLLLICLPPLVYFFYLQLQVDDSKTQRHDHGLKVYPILGTTPHFIKNRHRLLEWSTGFLQTSPTHTMSFKVLGHSGSAFTANPANVEHILKTNFENYPKGELADMLDDFLGRGIFNSDGEEWLQQRKTASYELNKRSLRNFVVHAVRFEVVERLLPLLERAAGPGRRTLDMLDVLEGFAFDNICRVAFGEDPACLTEEGLRGRNQSMEVMQAFNVAKNTIMTRFLLPSWVWRLLRLLDLEPERKMRKAIAVIHGYANKIIQQRRDSGGTAGSATKDDLLSRFAASGEHTDEGLIYVVTNFIVAGRDATAGSVSWLFWLVSSRPQVEEKIVSEIRAVRARSGGDATTTTATTTFRFDELREMHYLQAALTESMRLYPPVALNTRICRRDDLLPDGTFVGKGWQMTYCPYAMARLEDVWGKDCEVFKPERWLDEAGAFQPVAPCKYPVFHAGPRMCLGKEMAYIQMKSIVACIYERFSLRYIGGEGHPGLQLAGTLRMAGGLPMQIIPRVGPAA
- the LOC127335182 gene encoding cytochrome P450 CYP94D108-like isoform X2, giving the protein MSFKVLGHSGSAFTANPANVEHILKTNFENYPKGELADMLDDFLGRGIFNSDGEEWLQQRKTASYELNKRSLRNFVVHAVRFEVVERLLPLLERAAGPGRRTLDMLDVLEGFAFDNICRVAFGEDPACLTEEGLRGRNQSMEVMQAFNVAKNTIMTRFLLPSWVWRLLRLLDLEPERKMRKAIAVIHGYANKIIQQRRDSGGTAGSATKDDLLSRFAASGEHTDEGLIYVVTNFIVAGRDATAGSVSWLFWLVSSRPQVEEKIVSEIRAVRARSGGDATTTTATTTFRFDELREMHYLQAALTESMRLYPPVALNTRICRRDDLLPDGTFVGKGWQMTYCPYAMARLEDVWGKDCEVFKPERWLDEAGAFQPVAPCKYPVFHAGPRMCLGKEMAYIQMKSIVACIYERFSLRYIGGEGHPGLQLAGTLRMAGGLPMQIIPRVGPAA